From Pseudomonas sp. G.S.17, the proteins below share one genomic window:
- a CDS encoding thermostable hemolysin yields the protein MSGFDWNIHLPLRFGTAGTPGLELTRSLSGDASRQDLEAFIHECFHQAYGARISHFMPELFGLSDRNSSLCAVAGVRRAATGPLFLEHYLDEQIEQLVFARAGRPVDREGIVEVGNLAASNLGSARLSIITVTWLLAMGGFEWVAFTGNSSLVNSFNRLGLRPVTLCAADPLRLGDDRHAWGTYYETQPSVHVGDIRAGFIHLSKMGLFERFGLPLTLEQTCNVA from the coding sequence ATGTCAGGTTTCGACTGGAACATTCATTTGCCACTGCGGTTCGGCACTGCCGGTACACCCGGTCTGGAACTGACGCGTTCGCTGTCCGGCGATGCGTCGCGCCAGGATCTGGAAGCCTTCATTCATGAGTGTTTCCACCAGGCTTATGGCGCCCGGATCAGCCACTTCATGCCTGAACTGTTCGGCCTGAGTGACCGCAACAGCAGTCTTTGTGCAGTGGCCGGGGTACGCCGGGCCGCTACGGGTCCGTTGTTCCTTGAGCATTATCTGGATGAGCAGATCGAGCAGCTTGTTTTTGCGCGTGCAGGGCGTCCGGTGGATCGTGAGGGCATCGTCGAAGTCGGCAATCTGGCCGCCAGCAACCTGGGCAGCGCGCGACTGAGCATCATTACCGTGACCTGGTTGTTAGCCATGGGTGGCTTTGAATGGGTGGCCTTCACCGGCAATTCCAGTCTGGTCAACAGTTTCAACCGGCTGGGTTTGCGCCCGGTCACACTGTGTGCGGCGGACCCGCTACGGCTGGGCGACGATCGTCATGCGTGGGGTACCTATTACGAAACGCAACCCAGCGTGCATGTCGGCGATATCCGGGCGGGCTTCATCCACCTGAGCAAGATGGGGTTGTTCGAACGATTCGGCTTGCCCCTGACACTGGAGCAAACCTGCAATGTCGCCTGA
- a CDS encoding cytochrome b, translated as MNSTNVPQRYAKLSIAMHWLMLFLFVGVYACIELKGLMPRGSAARSLSLGLHALFGLAIFVMVWIRLLGRIMPAPAIAPRPPRWQIGLSHLMHLALYGLMIATPVFAWLMLSAQGKPVPYFGFMLPAPISIDPTMAQQMKEWHELLGNAGYWLIGLHAAAGLFHHYWIGDNTLKRMLPARLIEKKPDHA; from the coding sequence ATGAACTCAACCAACGTGCCACAACGCTATGCAAAGCTTTCGATTGCGATGCACTGGCTGATGCTGTTTCTATTTGTCGGTGTTTACGCCTGCATCGAGCTCAAAGGTCTGATGCCCCGAGGCAGTGCTGCCAGGAGTCTTTCGCTCGGCCTGCACGCCTTATTCGGTCTGGCTATCTTCGTCATGGTCTGGATCCGCCTGCTGGGACGCATCATGCCGGCCCCGGCCATTGCACCGCGCCCGCCACGCTGGCAAATTGGGCTGTCACATTTGATGCATCTGGCACTGTATGGCCTGATGATCGCCACGCCAGTTTTCGCCTGGTTGATGCTGAGTGCTCAGGGCAAACCTGTGCCGTATTTCGGCTTCATGCTGCCGGCTCCGATCAGTATCGACCCAACCATGGCGCAGCAGATGAAGGAGTGGCACGAACTGCTGGGCAATGCCGGTTATTGGCTGATCGGGCTGCACGCCGCAGCCGGCCTGTTTCACCATTACTGGATTGGCGACAACACCCTCAAGCGCATGCTGCCAGCGCGCCTCATCGAAAAAAAGCCGGATCACGCGTAA
- the chrA gene encoding chromate efflux transporter, producing MPNLQQPMQTSLQIFLIFLRLGLTSFGGPIAHLGYFRAEFVTRRQWLSERSYADLVALCQFLPGPASSQVGIALGMSRGGYVGALAAWTGFTLPSAIALMLFAMGLSGLGDTVSPGALHGLKVVAVAVVAQAVWSMGRTLCPDTPRILLMLLAAAGALLLPGIWTQISVIVLAGIAGLLLLKPAEVSNHQPFEVRISRRAGLLWLMLFGLLLAGLPLMAELLPWRTLALVDAFYRAGSLVFGGGHVVLPLLQAEVVPTGWVDNQAFLAGYGAAQAMPGPLFTFAAFLGASLQGQPSGFGGGLICLLAIFAPAFFLVFGALPFWGALQRNRRMQTALSGINAAVVGLLLAALYHPVWTGAILGLQDIALALLALVALMYWKLPPWLVVTASAVIGWLLVW from the coding sequence ATGCCCAATTTGCAACAGCCCATGCAAACCTCCCTGCAGATTTTTCTGATTTTCCTGCGTCTGGGGCTCACTTCTTTTGGTGGCCCCATCGCCCACCTCGGCTATTTTCGCGCAGAATTCGTCACCCGTCGGCAATGGCTGTCCGAGCGCAGCTATGCGGATCTGGTTGCTCTCTGTCAGTTCTTGCCGGGGCCGGCGAGCAGTCAGGTGGGGATTGCGCTGGGAATGTCCCGTGGTGGTTATGTTGGCGCACTGGCCGCCTGGACAGGATTCACCCTGCCTTCGGCTATCGCGCTGATGCTGTTTGCCATGGGTTTGTCCGGCCTCGGTGATACTGTTTCGCCCGGCGCCTTGCACGGCCTGAAAGTGGTCGCCGTCGCGGTAGTCGCACAAGCGGTGTGGAGCATGGGCCGCACGCTGTGCCCGGATACGCCGCGCATCCTGTTGATGCTCCTCGCCGCTGCGGGCGCCCTGCTGCTGCCCGGTATCTGGACGCAGATCAGCGTGATCGTTCTTGCCGGGATCGCTGGCTTGCTGCTGCTCAAACCCGCCGAGGTGAGCAATCATCAGCCGTTTGAGGTGCGCATCAGCCGCCGTGCCGGATTGCTCTGGCTGATGCTGTTCGGCCTACTGCTCGCGGGCTTGCCGCTAATGGCTGAACTGCTGCCCTGGCGAACGCTGGCATTGGTGGATGCCTTCTACCGGGCAGGCTCACTGGTGTTCGGCGGCGGGCATGTGGTCTTGCCTCTCTTGCAGGCGGAGGTGGTGCCGACCGGTTGGGTCGACAACCAGGCGTTTCTGGCTGGCTACGGCGCAGCCCAGGCGATGCCGGGCCCGCTGTTCACCTTTGCCGCGTTTCTCGGGGCGTCGCTGCAGGGTCAGCCGTCGGGTTTCGGCGGTGGCCTGATTTGTCTGCTGGCCATCTTTGCGCCGGCTTTTTTTCTGGTATTCGGCGCGCTGCCGTTCTGGGGCGCACTGCAACGCAATCGGCGGATGCAGACCGCGCTCAGCGGCATCAATGCCGCTGTGGTGGGCCTGTTGCTGGCCGCGCTGTATCACCCGGTATGGACCGGCGCCATCCTTGGTCTACAGGATATCGCCCTGGCGCTGCTGGCCTTGGTGGCTTTGATGTACTGGAAGCTGCCGCCGTGGCTGGTGGTTACGGCCAGCGCGGTGATCGGTTGGCTCTTGGTCTGGTGA
- a CDS encoding GFA family protein → MIKKIGPTPILPRHRASCHCGAVVLELDLPDGVVDPRRCDCSMCRRRGAIVATVPQEAIHIVQGQSQLKLYQFNTRTAQHYFCGNCGIYTHHQRRSNPDQYGYNVGCLEGVNPYDLGQVPISNGVNHPADRQPVDEEACSDDV, encoded by the coding sequence ATGATCAAGAAAATCGGTCCGACTCCAATCCTGCCCAGACATCGCGCCTCTTGCCACTGCGGCGCGGTGGTTCTGGAGCTTGACCTGCCTGATGGTGTCGTCGACCCCCGCCGCTGCGATTGCTCGATGTGCCGCCGCCGCGGCGCAATAGTCGCGACCGTGCCGCAGGAGGCTATCCATATCGTCCAGGGCCAAAGTCAGCTGAAGTTATACCAGTTCAATACCCGCACCGCGCAACATTACTTCTGCGGTAATTGCGGGATTTATACCCATCATCAACGTCGCTCCAATCCGGACCAATACGGTTATAACGTTGGCTGCCTGGAAGGTGTCAATCCTTATGACCTGGGCCAGGTCCCGATCAGTAACGGCGTTAATCATCCAGCCGACCGCCAACCCGTCGACGAAGAGGCATGTTCAGATGATGTATAA
- a CDS encoding MFS transporter, whose protein sequence is MPPALSGTLPVKSERLHIGFVVAWLFCALFYFVQYALRSAPGVMMPELTSAFGRDVVAVSALVGLYYYTYSIFSIIAGAALDRLGAKYVIPAGILLVAIGAALFGLGELQIAQVGRLFQGAGSACAFIGAVYLATHGFPPRYLATAVGFTQCFGMLGGFAGQFAVAPIIHGTIAWQQFWFIAAGCLLLIGILVLCMTPKGHDPRPADGTNSLGSVFAPYKKVLSNPQSYLCGFTAGLLFLPTTIGDMIWGVPFLRDGLAVGYTEAVNRSSMIPLGWVIGCPLLGYISDHLGRRKPVLIGGALLMLIASAAIVYLPAGLVPPYLFGLLLGIGSGAAMIPYSIIKEVNPDNVKGSATGAINFLVFTFSALLTPVFGYLLARLAAGNPLTLPVFQQAGAWLLGGIVLAIVLAIFLIETGPKGKSRAMPA, encoded by the coding sequence ATGCCCCCTGCTCTATCAGGAACTCTGCCGGTTAAATCCGAGCGTCTGCATATCGGTTTCGTCGTCGCCTGGCTGTTTTGCGCCTTGTTTTACTTTGTGCAATACGCACTGCGGTCGGCCCCCGGCGTGATGATGCCGGAACTGACCTCGGCGTTTGGCCGCGATGTGGTGGCCGTCAGCGCTTTGGTCGGGCTTTATTACTACACCTATTCGATCTTCTCGATCATTGCCGGTGCCGCGCTGGATCGGCTGGGCGCCAAGTACGTGATCCCCGCGGGCATTCTGCTGGTCGCCATTGGTGCGGCATTGTTCGGGTTGGGCGAGCTGCAGATTGCGCAAGTCGGTCGGCTGTTTCAGGGCGCGGGCTCGGCATGCGCCTTCATCGGCGCGGTGTACCTGGCAACCCACGGTTTTCCGCCGCGTTATCTGGCAACCGCAGTCGGCTTCACTCAGTGTTTCGGCATGCTCGGTGGTTTTGCCGGGCAGTTTGCCGTGGCACCGATCATTCACGGCACGATTGCCTGGCAGCAGTTCTGGTTTATCGCCGCCGGTTGCCTGTTGCTCATCGGCATTCTGGTGCTGTGCATGACGCCCAAAGGCCACGATCCACGCCCCGCCGACGGCACAAACTCGTTGGGATCGGTGTTCGCCCCGTACAAAAAAGTCCTGAGCAATCCGCAGTCATATTTGTGCGGTTTTACTGCCGGGCTGTTGTTCCTGCCGACCACCATCGGCGACATGATCTGGGGCGTGCCGTTCCTGCGCGACGGTCTGGCGGTGGGCTACACCGAAGCGGTGAATCGCAGCAGCATGATCCCGCTGGGCTGGGTTATCGGTTGCCCGTTACTGGGCTATATTTCCGACCATCTCGGTCGACGCAAACCGGTGTTGATCGGCGGCGCGCTGCTGATGCTGATCGCCAGCGCGGCCATCGTCTATTTGCCCGCAGGTCTTGTACCGCCGTACCTGTTTGGCCTGCTGTTGGGTATTGGCTCGGGGGCGGCGATGATCCCTTATTCGATCATCAAAGAGGTCAACCCGGACAACGTCAAAGGCAGCGCCACCGGCGCCATCAACTTTCTGGTGTTCACCTTCAGTGCCTTGCTCACGCCGGTGTTCGGTTATCTGCTGGCACGCCTGGCGGCGGGTAATCCGCTGACCTTGCCGGTATTCCAGCAAGCCGGTGCCTGGCTGCTGGGCGGCATCGTGCTGGCCATTGTCCTGGCGATATTCCTTATTGAAACCGGCCCCAAGGGCAAGTCACGCGCAATGCCCGCTTGA
- a CDS encoding bifunctional enoyl-CoA hydratase/phosphate acetyltransferase: MTSSMPIPTNDLQRIQNRAFDEILLGESASLQRTLTAQDIQLFALVSGDVNPLYVDPDFAATTHFNTVFAHGMWGGALISALIGTQLPGPGSVSLGQTLKFLAPVRIGDTLTVSVTVTARDEARHLLTLACSGINQEGVVVLEGESLVHAAGEHIDVHRVSLPGIELRHSADGLNRLLEACQTLEPIRVAVVHPCDEVSFEAALDARDAGLIEPVLIGPRDKLHALAAKGNHDLAGLTIEDVPHSHAAAVRGAEMARDGQVEALMKGSLHTDELMSAVVPSVAQLRTKRRITHCFVMQTPFYPRPFIITDAAINIVPALADKVDIVRNAIDLAHILGVSNPHVAILAAVETVNANMPATLDAAALCKMADRGQITGAVLDGPLAFDNAISQAAARIKGIHSPVSGKADILVVPDLESGNMLAKQLEYLGGAASAGIVLGAKVPIVLTSRADSREARIASCAIAVLVAHHYRVTPP, from the coding sequence ATGACCAGCTCCATGCCCATCCCGACCAACGATCTGCAACGCATCCAGAACCGCGCCTTCGACGAGATTTTGCTCGGCGAGTCAGCCTCCTTGCAGCGCACCCTCACCGCTCAGGATATTCAGCTGTTCGCCCTGGTCTCGGGCGATGTGAACCCGTTGTATGTCGATCCGGATTTTGCCGCGACCACCCACTTCAACACGGTTTTCGCCCACGGCATGTGGGGCGGCGCGTTGATTTCAGCGTTGATTGGCACGCAACTGCCGGGGCCCGGTTCGGTGTCGCTGGGGCAAACCCTGAAGTTTCTCGCCCCGGTGCGCATCGGCGATACTCTGACCGTTTCGGTCACTGTGACGGCACGGGATGAAGCGCGGCATTTGTTGACGCTGGCCTGCAGCGGCATCAATCAGGAAGGTGTCGTGGTCCTTGAAGGCGAATCCCTGGTGCATGCGGCCGGTGAGCACATCGACGTGCATCGAGTCAGCCTGCCGGGTATTGAGCTGCGGCACAGTGCCGACGGCCTGAATCGCCTGCTGGAAGCCTGCCAGACGCTCGAGCCGATTCGCGTCGCGGTGGTGCATCCGTGCGACGAAGTGAGTTTCGAGGCCGCGCTCGATGCCCGGGATGCCGGCTTGATCGAGCCGGTTTTGATCGGCCCACGCGACAAGCTGCACGCCCTGGCCGCCAAGGGCAATCACGACCTTGCGGGCCTCACCATCGAAGACGTACCCCACAGCCACGCCGCCGCCGTGCGAGGTGCCGAAATGGCTCGCGATGGCCAGGTCGAGGCCTTGATGAAAGGCAGCCTGCACACCGACGAATTGATGTCCGCGGTGGTGCCATCGGTCGCGCAGCTGCGCACCAAACGCCGTATCACCCACTGTTTCGTGATGCAGACGCCCTTCTATCCCCGGCCATTCATCATCACCGATGCGGCAATCAACATCGTCCCGGCGCTGGCCGACAAGGTGGACATCGTGCGCAATGCCATCGACCTGGCGCACATCCTGGGCGTCAGTAATCCCCATGTGGCGATCCTTGCCGCCGTGGAAACCGTCAACGCCAACATGCCGGCAACCCTCGATGCCGCTGCGCTGTGCAAGATGGCGGATCGCGGTCAGATTACCGGCGCGGTGCTCGACGGGCCGCTGGCGTTCGACAATGCCATCTCCCAGGCGGCAGCGCGGATCAAGGGCATCCACTCGCCGGTGTCCGGCAAGGCGGACATTCTGGTGGTGCCGGATCTGGAAAGCGGCAATATGCTCGCCAAGCAGCTGGAGTACCTGGGCGGTGCGGCCAGCGCGGGTATCGTCCTCGGCGCCAAGGTCCCGATTGTCCTCACCAGCCGCGCAGATTCACGGGAAGCGCGCATCGCCTCATGCGCCATTGCCGTGCTGGTCGCCCATCACTATCGGGTAACGCCGCCATGA
- a CDS encoding acetate/propionate family kinase, with the protein MNNPDSNAVILVLNAGSSSIKFALFDAAAGQLARTPLWGGKVEGITGPDPVISENGSQDQPLELDKDQPYHDALGHIRQRVMAQLGGRTLRAIAHRVVHGGIKYANPVLIDAQVLADLKSYIPLAPLHQPFALEAIETLLQTRPDLTQVVCFDTAFHQTLPDVEKILPLPWSAWENGLRRYGFHGLSYCYQSIALAERYGDQARGRTLVAHLGSGASLCGMRDLKSVATTMGFSALDGLMMGTRSGAMDPGAVIFLMEIWKLSLEKVSHILYHESGLLGVSGISSDPRALLAVEADEPRAAMALALYLRRFIHEAGALVAALGGLEMLVFTAGIGEHNAAIRSRMCAGLHYLGVELDETANQANAPVISTPASKVKVVVEPTNEEWVVALEAYRLTESE; encoded by the coding sequence ATGAACAATCCCGACAGCAATGCTGTGATTCTGGTCCTCAATGCCGGTTCGTCGAGCATCAAGTTTGCCCTGTTCGATGCCGCCGCTGGCCAGCTCGCTCGCACCCCGCTGTGGGGCGGCAAGGTCGAGGGCATCACCGGGCCAGATCCGGTGATCAGTGAGAACGGCAGCCAAGACCAGCCATTGGAGCTGGACAAGGATCAGCCGTATCACGATGCGCTGGGGCATATTCGCCAGCGGGTCATGGCGCAGTTGGGCGGCCGAACCCTGCGCGCCATTGCCCATCGGGTGGTGCACGGCGGGATCAAATACGCCAACCCGGTATTGATCGACGCGCAAGTGCTGGCCGATCTGAAAAGCTACATTCCGCTGGCGCCACTGCATCAACCCTTTGCCCTGGAAGCCATCGAAACCTTGCTGCAAACCCGCCCGGATCTGACGCAAGTGGTCTGTTTCGATACCGCCTTCCACCAGACCTTGCCGGATGTCGAAAAGATCCTGCCGCTGCCTTGGTCGGCGTGGGAAAACGGCCTGCGCCGCTACGGGTTTCACGGGCTTTCCTATTGCTACCAATCCATTGCCCTCGCCGAGCGCTATGGGGATCAGGCCCGTGGCCGGACGCTGGTTGCGCATCTGGGCAGCGGTGCCAGCCTGTGCGGCATGCGCGATCTGAAAAGCGTCGCCACCACCATGGGCTTTTCCGCGCTGGACGGCCTGATGATGGGCACCCGCAGCGGCGCCATGGACCCCGGCGCGGTGATTTTCCTCATGGAAATCTGGAAGCTCAGCCTGGAAAAGGTCAGCCACATTCTGTATCACGAGTCAGGACTGCTGGGGGTTTCCGGCATTTCCAGCGACCCGCGCGCGCTGCTCGCCGTCGAGGCCGATGAACCTCGCGCAGCCATGGCGCTTGCGCTGTACCTGCGCCGCTTCATTCACGAAGCCGGGGCGCTGGTAGCAGCATTGGGCGGCCTGGAGATGCTGGTGTTCACCGCCGGCATCGGCGAACACAACGCCGCGATTCGCTCACGCATGTGTGCAGGGCTGCACTATCTGGGCGTCGAACTGGATGAAACCGCCAACCAGGCCAACGCGCCGGTCATCTCAACGCCCGCCAGTAAGGTCAAGGTGGTGGTCGAGCCAACCAATGAAGAATGGGTAGTCGCGCTGGAGGCGTATCGGTTGACTGAATCGGAATAG
- a CDS encoding alpha/beta hydrolase, translating to MRAATIAGFMLAAVLPCGAMADTPGYGKQLEGFKYPYALSKFEFQSQGKSLEMGYMDVAAKGKANGHTVVLMHGKNFCGATWEGSIKALSEAGYRVVAPDQIGFCTSSKPEHYQYSFQQLSTNTHALLAKLGIDKAAVVGHSTGGMLATRYALMYPQQTEKLVLVNPIGLEDWKALGVPYRSVDQWYERELKLSADGIRKYEQSTYYAGRWKPEFDKWVDMLAGLNKGPGHEAVAWNSALIYDMIFTQPVFYEFAKLQVPTLLMIGDADTTAIGSDIAPPEVKAKIGHYKVLGKQVAQMIPGAKLLEFPGMGHAPQMEEPAQFNKALIADLDGKP from the coding sequence ATGCGCGCTGCAACAATTGCCGGCTTCATGCTGGCCGCTGTTTTGCCTTGTGGGGCGATGGCTGACACGCCGGGTTACGGCAAACAGCTGGAAGGCTTCAAATACCCTTATGCGCTGAGTAAATTCGAATTCCAGTCCCAGGGTAAAAGTCTGGAAATGGGCTACATGGATGTCGCGGCCAAGGGCAAGGCCAACGGTCACACCGTGGTGCTCATGCACGGCAAGAATTTTTGCGGCGCGACCTGGGAAGGCAGCATCAAGGCGCTGAGCGAGGCGGGCTATCGCGTGGTGGCGCCGGACCAGATCGGTTTCTGTACGTCAAGCAAACCTGAGCATTACCAGTACAGCTTCCAGCAATTGTCGACCAATACCCACGCGTTGCTGGCAAAACTGGGCATCGACAAAGCGGCGGTGGTGGGCCATTCCACCGGCGGGATGCTCGCCACGCGTTATGCGTTGATGTACCCGCAGCAGACCGAGAAGCTGGTGCTGGTCAATCCGATTGGCCTGGAAGACTGGAAAGCGCTGGGCGTGCCGTATCGCAGCGTCGATCAATGGTATGAGCGTGAACTGAAGCTCAGCGCCGACGGCATTCGCAAGTACGAACAGAGCACCTATTACGCCGGGCGCTGGAAACCTGAATTCGACAAGTGGGTGGACATGCTCGCGGGCCTGAACAAAGGTCCGGGTCATGAAGCGGTGGCGTGGAACTCGGCGCTGATCTACGACATGATTTTCACCCAGCCGGTGTTCTATGAATTCGCCAAACTTCAGGTGCCAACGCTGTTGATGATCGGTGACGCCGACACCACGGCCATTGGTAGCGATATTGCCCCACCTGAGGTGAAGGCAAAAATCGGTCATTACAAAGTGCTGGGCAAACAGGTTGCGCAAATGATCCCCGGTGCAAAACTGCTGGAATTCCCCGGCATGGGCCACGCGCCGCAGATGGAAGAACCGGCGCAGTTCAACAAGGCGCTGATTGCGGATCTGGATGGTAAGCCCTGA
- the glgP gene encoding alpha-glucan family phosphorylase, whose amino-acid sequence MPHSTWHDPSFETLRQLAFDQSIRWSSLNDDIWRSLDNALWELTHNPCLVLNAVSSQRIAVLLAENHFHGRVAHIARAHAEILARPSWFDDHKQASHLGCVAYFSMEYMLSEALPIYSGGLGNVAGDQLKAASDLGVPVVAVGMLWQHGYFRQEIGPDGAQQPLYPVNDTRQLPVEPLLRPDGSLLRLAFELPGLTVWLRGWRATVGGNRLLLLDSNDPANPPPVRLITSQLYGGDLEMRLRQEIVLGIGGWRLLEAAGYVPDVLHLNDGHAAFAVLERVRSYMQAQRVSFSVALTATRAGNLFTTHTPVKAGFDCFPAQLIDKYLERYIQQELDQPVSAILALGRQNADDALEPFNMAYLAARCCGAINGVSKLHGVTSRNIFQNLFPRWPTPAVPIGHVTNGVHHPTWISRESEEYWQALHGEMLPWRGFSEPRVAEFFKQVDDAQLWGFRGRARSWLIQFVRTHLARSAAVHSASLAVIESIGKLFDPDVLTLGFARRFASYKRPNLLLQDPDRLLRILNHPSRPVQLLIAGKAHPADQQGQQLIVAWQAFIARPDVQGRVAFLDDYDMRVARNLVQGVDVWVNTPRRPWEASGTSGMKILANGGLNLSQLDGWWAEACSDEVGWGIGDGAEHDETHDIVDATQLYEVLEQQVVPAFYERDMQGLPREWIRRMRASMGSLATHYSADRAVREYTERYYLPAAIAYRARSALDSRLAIQLNDGCEHMHRRWSGIRFLEQQVSRQPGRYRVTLQMDLAGLSPVFLRVQLYAEGINGAPAKAWDLRVDPAGRRDGLYTYSVEVPDDRPEQAYTARVIADASAGLNVPLEMGLIAWQR is encoded by the coding sequence ATGCCGCACAGCACCTGGCACGATCCGAGCTTCGAAACGCTTCGCCAATTGGCTTTCGACCAGTCCATCCGTTGGTCAAGTCTGAACGATGACATCTGGCGCAGCCTGGACAACGCGTTATGGGAGCTGACCCATAATCCGTGCCTGGTGCTCAACGCAGTGTCCTCGCAGCGTATTGCCGTGCTGCTTGCGGAAAATCACTTCCATGGACGGGTCGCGCACATTGCCCGCGCGCATGCAGAGATATTGGCCCGGCCTTCCTGGTTCGACGATCACAAACAGGCCAGTCATCTGGGCTGCGTGGCGTACTTTTCCATGGAATACATGCTCAGCGAGGCGTTGCCGATTTATTCCGGCGGGCTAGGCAATGTGGCGGGGGATCAACTCAAGGCTGCGAGCGATCTGGGGGTGCCGGTGGTGGCGGTGGGCATGCTCTGGCAGCACGGATATTTTCGTCAGGAAATCGGCCCGGATGGAGCGCAACAACCGCTGTATCCAGTCAATGACACTCGGCAACTGCCGGTCGAACCGCTGTTGCGTCCTGATGGCAGCCTGTTGCGCCTGGCCTTCGAGTTGCCCGGTCTGACGGTATGGCTGCGGGGTTGGCGGGCGACAGTGGGCGGTAATCGATTGCTGCTGCTGGACAGCAATGACCCGGCCAATCCACCGCCGGTGCGCCTGATCACCAGCCAGCTGTATGGCGGCGATCTGGAGATGCGCCTGCGTCAGGAGATCGTTCTTGGCATTGGTGGCTGGCGCTTGCTGGAGGCTGCCGGCTACGTGCCGGACGTCCTGCATTTGAACGATGGGCATGCCGCGTTCGCGGTACTGGAGCGGGTACGCAGTTACATGCAGGCGCAACGCGTCAGTTTCAGCGTAGCCTTGACGGCCACCCGTGCCGGTAATCTGTTCACCACGCATACGCCTGTCAAGGCCGGTTTTGACTGCTTCCCCGCGCAACTCATCGACAAATATCTGGAGCGTTATATCCAGCAGGAGCTGGACCAGCCTGTTTCGGCGATCCTTGCCCTGGGACGTCAAAACGCCGACGACGCACTGGAACCGTTCAATATGGCCTACCTGGCTGCGCGTTGTTGTGGCGCGATCAATGGGGTCAGCAAACTTCATGGCGTCACCAGCCGGAATATCTTTCAGAACCTGTTTCCACGCTGGCCTACCCCTGCGGTGCCCATCGGCCATGTCACCAACGGCGTGCATCATCCCACCTGGATTTCCCGTGAGTCGGAAGAATACTGGCAAGCCCTGCATGGTGAAATGCTGCCTTGGCGGGGCTTCAGCGAGCCCCGTGTCGCTGAATTTTTCAAGCAGGTCGATGACGCCCAACTCTGGGGCTTTCGCGGCCGGGCGCGCAGCTGGCTGATCCAGTTTGTGCGTACGCATCTGGCCCGTAGCGCAGCGGTGCACAGTGCATCGCTGGCGGTGATCGAGTCCATCGGCAAGCTGTTCGATCCCGATGTTCTGACCCTGGGTTTTGCCCGACGCTTCGCCAGCTACAAACGCCCCAATCTGCTGCTGCAAGACCCGGATCGACTGTTGCGTATTCTCAATCATCCCAGCCGTCCGGTGCAGTTGCTGATTGCAGGCAAGGCGCATCCCGCCGATCAGCAGGGTCAGCAGTTGATCGTTGCCTGGCAGGCATTCATCGCCCGGCCGGACGTGCAGGGCCGGGTGGCGTTTCTTGATGACTATGACATGCGAGTGGCGCGTAATCTGGTGCAGGGGGTCGACGTGTGGGTCAACACGCCGCGCCGTCCGTGGGAGGCCAGCGGCACCAGCGGCATGAAAATCCTGGCCAATGGCGGACTGAATCTTTCGCAACTGGATGGCTGGTGGGCCGAGGCTTGCTCCGATGAAGTGGGCTGGGGCATCGGTGACGGTGCCGAGCACGATGAAACCCATGACATTGTCGATGCGACGCAGCTCTATGAAGTGCTGGAACAGCAGGTTGTTCCGGCGTTTTATGAGCGTGACATGCAGGGGTTGCCCAGGGAATGGATCAGGCGTATGCGCGCCAGCATGGGCAGCCTGGCAACGCACTATTCAGCCGATCGGGCCGTGCGGGAATACACCGAGCGTTATTACCTGCCGGCCGCCATTGCCTACCGGGCGCGTTCGGCCCTGGACAGTCGGCTTGCCATTCAGCTCAATGATGGCTGTGAACACATGCACCGGCGTTGGTCGGGGATTCGCTTCCTGGAACAACAGGTGTCGCGTCAGCCCGGACGTTACCGGGTGACCTTGCAAATGGACCTGGCGGGGCTCTCGCCGGTTTTTCTGCGGGTGCAGCTGTATGCCGAAGGCATCAATGGCGCCCCGGCCAAGGCCTGGGATTTGCGCGTCGATCCTGCTGGAAGGCGCGATGGTTTGTACACCTACAGCGTAGAAGTCCCCGATGATCGCCCGGAGCAGGCGTACACCGCACGGGTGATCGCAGATGCCTCGGCGGGGTTGAATGTGCCTTTGGAAATGGGGTTGATCGCCTGGCAACGCTAA